Proteins from a genomic interval of Clostridium sp. AN503:
- a CDS encoding LacI family DNA-binding transcriptional regulator, producing the protein MATIKDIAEKAGVSIATVSRVLSYDETLNVPDTTKARIFEAAEKLEYKKKAKKRQDRKYKIGVLYSYSLEEELEDPFYLSVRVAIEKKLADDGHKKYQIRSSDKAENLTGLDGVICLGTFSHSMVERIEAFGKPVVFVDASPDVEKFDSVINDMRSCVNKVLDYLTGLGHERIAFIGGRDIDGDGIVVPDDRVEAYREYMDKKGLYREDYVKIQGYAPKDGYVKMKELLELGDRPTAVMVANDSLAVGCYKAVSEAGLKIPEDVSVVGFNDISFARYLVPTLTTVRLYMEFMGEQAVTLMAERLSSKRDLCVQMRIPSRLIERESVKRLTPDAG; encoded by the coding sequence ATGGCGACGATTAAAGACATTGCAGAAAAAGCGGGAGTGTCCATTGCAACCGTATCGAGAGTGTTGAGCTACGATGAGACGCTCAATGTACCGGACACCACGAAGGCGCGTATATTTGAAGCTGCCGAAAAACTGGAATACAAGAAAAAAGCAAAAAAGCGGCAGGACAGAAAGTATAAGATCGGAGTCCTCTATTCCTACTCTCTGGAGGAAGAACTGGAAGACCCGTTCTATCTATCTGTCCGTGTCGCCATTGAAAAAAAGCTTGCGGACGACGGACATAAAAAGTATCAGATCCGCAGCAGTGACAAAGCGGAGAATTTAACCGGGCTGGACGGGGTCATCTGTCTGGGAACCTTCAGCCATTCCATGGTGGAGCGCATAGAGGCCTTCGGGAAGCCGGTGGTATTCGTGGATGCCTCGCCGGATGTGGAGAAGTTTGATTCCGTGATCAATGATATGCGCAGCTGTGTGAATAAGGTACTGGATTATTTGACCGGGCTGGGACATGAGCGGATCGCATTTATCGGAGGCCGGGACATCGACGGCGACGGAATTGTTGTGCCGGACGACCGGGTGGAGGCTTACCGGGAATATATGGACAAGAAAGGGCTTTACCGGGAGGATTATGTAAAGATCCAGGGGTATGCGCCCAAAGACGGTTATGTGAAGATGAAGGAGCTTTTAGAGCTTGGTGACAGGCCCACAGCCGTTATGGTAGCCAACGATTCCCTTGCGGTCGGATGTTATAAGGCGGTGAGCGAAGCGGGACTTAAGATCCCGGAGGATGTGAGCGTTGTGGGGTTCAATGATATTTCATTCGCCAGGTATCTGGTGCCTACATTGACGACCGTGCGCCTGTATATGGAATTTATGGGGGAGCAGGCCGTGACCCTGATGGCGGAGCGTCTGTCTTCCAAACGGGATCTGTGTGTGCAGATGCGCATCCCATCCAGGCTGATCGAGCGGGAGAGCGTAAAGCGGCTGACGCCGGACGCGGGATAG
- a CDS encoding glycosyl hydrolase family 65 protein, with protein sequence MIRDRFGTTLKDMLSEDRWLVLQDSYDEKENLSSETLFCLTNGYMGTRGSFEEGTKRTLPYTYINGIFDKSETFMRELAALPNWLGIRLYVEKQPIALEDCRILSFARALDMKQALLARRTILEDAKGRQTLIEGVRFLSRSNVHRMGVRLWVTPLNYSGIIEVENILDGTIYNFYDAPRFKVKHTYLVENGRLDEEGAYIEVATRDDDIKAAIGCRLECLRDGKPVSRARQFGAFGEQAVEFTDFDACEGQATEIVKYAAAYTDKDIRDSSLHDLVRREVHSFMENGFDRELEQHRSVYDLMWQNADIRIEGDGELDKAVRFNIFHLMSTASEHSDRVNVGAKLLHGEEYGGHAFWDTELFMMPFFAWTFPKTARNLENYRYHLLDAARANARKNGYQGAQYPWESADDGSEQCPDWTIEPDGSCYRCYVAVYEHHVTAAVAYGICNYVKITGDREYLYNQGAEILVETARFWNSRCEYNAAQDRYEIRKVTGPDEWHEPVDNNLYTNYLARWNLNFVRELLADLKENQGVIYEKLAEKTGLLEEELSDWKQHADKMYLPRKEGSKLLEQFEGYFDLLNVTIEEYDEKDWPIKPEILNRVNKSETQIIKQADVVMLLHLMGEEFDGETQKENYAYYEKRALHGSSLSPSIYAIMGLKVGDASKAYRYLRRAALLDLLNLQKNTREGFHAANAGGVWQTVVFGFAGLSKHDDGTLHLKPQLPEQWESLSFRVRQENSWLEITIEKGNQATVRTLEGEPVTIIVEGV encoded by the coding sequence ATGATACGGGACAGATTTGGGACAACATTAAAAGATATGCTTTCAGAGGACAGATGGCTGGTGCTCCAGGACTCCTACGATGAAAAAGAGAATTTGAGCAGCGAGACCCTGTTCTGCCTGACAAACGGTTATATGGGGACGCGGGGGAGCTTTGAGGAGGGGACGAAACGGACCCTCCCCTACACCTACATAAATGGGATCTTCGACAAGTCGGAAACCTTTATGAGGGAGCTTGCCGCGCTGCCGAACTGGCTGGGGATCCGGCTCTACGTGGAGAAGCAGCCCATTGCCCTGGAGGACTGCCGCATCCTCTCCTTTGCCCGGGCGCTGGATATGAAGCAGGCGCTTTTGGCGCGCAGGACCATCCTGGAGGATGCAAAAGGGCGGCAGACCCTGATCGAGGGCGTCCGCTTCCTAAGCCGCAGCAATGTGCACCGCATGGGCGTCCGCCTGTGGGTGACTCCGCTTAACTACAGCGGGATCATCGAGGTGGAGAATATCCTGGACGGGACCATCTATAACTTCTACGATGCGCCCCGGTTCAAGGTGAAGCATACGTATCTTGTGGAAAATGGCAGGCTGGATGAGGAAGGCGCCTATATCGAGGTGGCAACCCGGGATGATGATATCAAGGCAGCCATCGGCTGCCGCCTGGAATGCCTGAGGGACGGAAAACCAGTTTCCAGGGCAAGGCAGTTTGGGGCCTTCGGGGAGCAGGCGGTGGAGTTCACGGATTTTGACGCCTGCGAAGGGCAGGCCACGGAGATCGTGAAGTATGCGGCGGCGTATACGGATAAGGACATTAGGGACAGTTCCCTGCATGATCTGGTACGGCGGGAAGTCCACAGCTTTATGGAAAACGGTTTTGACAGGGAGCTTGAACAGCACCGCAGCGTTTACGACCTCATGTGGCAGAATGCGGATATCCGCATTGAGGGCGACGGGGAGCTGGACAAGGCTGTGCGGTTCAACATCTTCCATCTGATGAGCACAGCCAGCGAGCACAGCGACCGGGTCAATGTGGGAGCCAAGCTGCTGCATGGCGAGGAGTACGGCGGACATGCGTTTTGGGATACGGAATTGTTCATGATGCCATTTTTTGCATGGACCTTCCCAAAGACAGCCAGGAACCTGGAAAATTACCGCTATCATCTGTTAGACGCCGCCCGCGCCAACGCCCGGAAGAATGGATACCAGGGCGCCCAGTATCCATGGGAGTCTGCGGACGACGGAAGCGAGCAGTGCCCGGACTGGACCATCGAGCCGGACGGAAGCTGCTACCGGTGTTATGTGGCTGTGTATGAGCATCATGTGACGGCGGCGGTGGCTTACGGGATCTGCAACTATGTAAAGATCACAGGGGACAGGGAGTACTTATATAACCAGGGCGCAGAGATCCTTGTGGAGACAGCCCGGTTCTGGAACAGCCGTTGCGAGTACAATGCGGCGCAGGACCGCTACGAGATCCGGAAGGTGACAGGACCCGACGAGTGGCATGAGCCGGTGGACAACAACTTATATACCAACTATCTTGCCCGGTGGAATTTGAATTTTGTGCGTGAGCTGCTGGCTGATTTAAAAGAGAACCAGGGCGTTATCTATGAAAAACTGGCGGAAAAGACTGGTCTTTTAGAAGAAGAGCTTTCCGACTGGAAACAGCATGCGGACAAGATGTATCTGCCCCGTAAGGAAGGCAGCAAACTTTTAGAGCAGTTTGAGGGATATTTTGACTTGCTTAACGTGACCATCGAGGAGTATGATGAGAAGGACTGGCCCATCAAACCTGAGATCTTAAACCGGGTAAACAAGAGCGAGACCCAGATCATCAAGCAGGCGGATGTGGTGATGCTGCTGCATTTAATGGGTGAGGAATTTGACGGGGAGACCCAGAAGGAAAATTACGCTTATTATGAGAAGCGGGCGCTCCACGGTTCTTCCCTAAGCCCCAGCATCTATGCGATCATGGGCCTGAAGGTGGGAGATGCGTCAAAGGCGTACCGGTATTTGAGAAGGGCGGCGCTCTTAGACCTCTTGAACCTGCAGAAAAATACCAGGGAGGGCTTCCATGCCGCCAACGCAGGCGGAGTGTGGCAGACGGTGGTATTCGGATTTGCCGGGCTGTCCAAACATGACGACGGCACCCTTCATTTAAAACCGCAGCTTCCGGAGCAATGGGAATCCTTAAGCTTCCGGGTGCGCCAGGAGAACTCCTGGCTGGAGATCACCATAGAAAAAGGAAACCAGGCGACCGTCCGGACGCTGGAAGGCGAACCGGTGACAATCATCGTAGAAGGAGTTTAA
- a CDS encoding carbohydrate ABC transporter permease, translating into MSMSKKSKALLYTLLTIVAVYFLAPFIYMLFTTFKTEAEAIAYPPKLFPEVWRLSNFADAWGAQDFGRYFINSMLVTLGTTAGQIISCSLVAYGFARYEFKGKNILFMILLSTMMIPWDVTMIPQYMEFKMFGWINTLKPLIIPAWFGSAYYVFLMRQFLMGIPKDFEEAARIDGANPFQIYYKIFMPILKPQLILVGVLNMITVWNDYLGPLIFLQDRSKFTLALGLASFKGVHSTQIIPMLCITVIMIIPPILVFIVAQKYIVEGTSGSIK; encoded by the coding sequence ATGAGTATGTCGAAGAAATCGAAGGCGCTTTTGTATACGCTTCTGACTATTGTGGCGGTTTATTTCCTGGCGCCGTTTATTTACATGCTGTTTACGACCTTCAAGACGGAGGCGGAGGCGATCGCATATCCGCCGAAGCTGTTTCCGGAGGTCTGGAGACTGTCAAACTTTGCGGATGCCTGGGGCGCGCAGGATTTTGGCAGGTATTTTATAAACTCCATGCTGGTCACCCTTGGAACCACCGCAGGGCAGATCATTTCCTGTTCCCTGGTGGCATACGGCTTTGCCAGATATGAGTTTAAAGGAAAAAATATCCTGTTCATGATCCTTCTCTCCACGATGATGATCCCGTGGGATGTGACCATGATCCCGCAGTACATGGAATTTAAAATGTTCGGATGGATCAACACCTTAAAGCCGCTGATCATCCCGGCCTGGTTCGGTTCGGCTTACTATGTATTCCTGATGCGCCAGTTCCTTATGGGAATCCCCAAGGACTTTGAGGAGGCGGCGCGCATCGACGGGGCAAATCCGTTCCAGATCTATTATAAGATCTTCATGCCGATCTTAAAGCCCCAGCTGATCCTGGTCGGGGTGCTCAATATGATCACGGTATGGAACGACTATCTTGGGCCGTTGATCTTTTTACAGGACCGGAGCAAATTTACCCTGGCTCTGGGGCTGGCGTCCTTTAAGGGCGTGCACAGCACACAGATCATACCCATGCTCTGCATCACAGTGATCATGATCATCCCGCCGATCCTGGTGTTTATCGTGGCACAGAAGTATATTGTGGAGGGTACCAGCGGTTCGATCAAATAA
- a CDS encoding DMT family transporter, protein MKKYLAITGLILVTIIWGSGFVASDMALDGLLPFQIMTVRFFLAAVLIGAVSLPGIKKVTREELRAGFLMGCALFAGFALQIIALQYTTPSKNAFLTATNVVMVPFIAFVIHRKKVGIKGIIGAVMAIVGVGVLSLERDFSLGAGDALTLVCAVGFAFQIFLTGEFAPKYRASALNMVQMCTAFILSLICLFLFGEFHFEASSKAWMSAVYLGVFSTTLAYLLQTSSQKYIDETKAAIILSMESVFGTLFSVLLLHEAVTGRMMAGCVIILAAVIISNASAEAGGTCGEGNCAGGEETG, encoded by the coding sequence ATGAAAAAATATCTTGCGATAACCGGCCTGATCCTGGTGACGATCATCTGGGGAAGCGGTTTTGTGGCAAGCGACATGGCGCTGGATGGGCTTTTGCCCTTCCAGATCATGACGGTGCGGTTTTTCCTCGCCGCTGTATTGATCGGCGCGGTCAGTCTTCCGGGGATTAAAAAAGTCACGCGGGAGGAGCTGCGGGCGGGATTTCTCATGGGGTGCGCGTTGTTTGCGGGGTTTGCCCTTCAGATCATTGCCCTTCAGTACACAACCCCTTCTAAAAATGCGTTTCTGACGGCTACCAATGTGGTGATGGTCCCATTTATCGCTTTTGTGATCCACCGCAAAAAGGTGGGGATCAAGGGGATCATCGGAGCGGTCATGGCGATCGTGGGCGTGGGGGTTCTCTCCCTGGAACGGGATTTTTCCCTGGGAGCCGGAGACGCCCTGACCCTGGTATGCGCGGTAGGGTTTGCATTTCAGATCTTTTTGACCGGGGAGTTTGCTCCCAAATACCGCGCTTCCGCCTTAAATATGGTTCAAATGTGCACGGCGTTTATCCTGTCGCTCATTTGCCTGTTCCTTTTTGGGGAGTTTCATTTTGAGGCGTCCTCCAAAGCGTGGATGAGCGCGGTCTACTTGGGCGTGTTCAGCACGACCCTGGCTTACCTGCTGCAGACGTCCAGCCAGAAATATATCGACGAGACCAAAGCGGCGATCATCCTGTCTATGGAATCGGTGTTCGGCACGCTGTTCTCCGTGCTGCTGCTCCACGAGGCGGTGACCGGACGGATGATGGCGGGGTGCGTGATCATCCTGGCGGCGGTGATCATCTCCAATGCCTCCGCCGAGGCAGGCGGGACATGCGGTGAAGGAAATTGTGCCGGAGGTGAGGAGACCGGGTGA
- a CDS encoding sugar ABC transporter permease, protein MNKKSFLRKATPFLFIAPWIIGFVVFTAGPLILSLVMSFFDWPITSSPTFRGLGNYIEMFTADKQFWKSLTITLKYAAIFVPLNMIIALFLAMLITQPLSGVKIYRTIFYIPAVISGVAISIIWGWILNGDYGVLNYLLSLIGIDGPNWLVDPAWALVAVIMASAFGVGTMMLIFYTDIKNIPIDLYEASSLDGAGPVRQFFSITLPIITPTILFNLITSLISAFQQLTLVMLLTGGGPLKSTYFYGMYTYNNAFKHHKMGYASANAWVMFVIILILTALVFKSSSAWVFYETEAKKSGKKGGKKA, encoded by the coding sequence ATGAATAAGAAAAGTTTTTTGAGAAAAGCAACTCCATTCCTTTTTATAGCTCCATGGATCATTGGCTTTGTGGTGTTTACCGCAGGCCCGCTGATCCTGTCGCTGGTCATGAGCTTCTTTGACTGGCCCATCACGTCCAGCCCCACATTCCGGGGGCTGGGCAACTACATAGAGATGTTCACGGCGGATAAGCAGTTCTGGAAATCCCTTACGATCACGCTGAAGTATGCGGCGATCTTTGTTCCGCTGAACATGATCATTGCCCTGTTTTTGGCGATGCTGATCACCCAGCCCCTTAGCGGAGTGAAGATATACCGGACCATATTCTATATCCCGGCTGTCATCTCCGGCGTGGCGATCTCCATTATCTGGGGATGGATCTTAAACGGGGACTACGGCGTGCTCAACTACCTGCTGTCCCTGATCGGGATCGACGGCCCCAACTGGCTGGTGGACCCGGCATGGGCGCTGGTAGCGGTCATCATGGCAAGCGCGTTCGGCGTGGGGACCATGATGCTGATCTTTTATACAGACATCAAGAACATTCCCATCGATCTGTATGAGGCGTCGTCCTTAGACGGTGCAGGCCCGGTGCGGCAGTTTTTCAGCATTACCCTGCCGATCATCACGCCGACCATCCTGTTTAACCTGATCACGTCCCTGATCAGCGCATTCCAGCAGCTTACCCTGGTCATGCTCCTTACAGGCGGCGGCCCGCTTAAGTCCACTTACTTTTATGGAATGTACACCTACAATAACGCGTTTAAGCATCACAAGATGGGGTATGCCAGCGCCAATGCCTGGGTCATGTTCGTGATCATCCTGATCCTGACCGCACTGGTGTTCAAGTCATCGTCCGCATGGGTATTTTATGAAACTGAGGCGAAGAAATCCGGAAAGAAGGGAGGAAAGAAAGCATGA
- a CDS encoding M20/M25/M40 family metallo-hydrolase, whose protein sequence is MNCVENQFLKEILSTVSVSGRIAEVQEVVKKYMEPVSDEIREDEIGDAVCVLNPEAGSRILATAHADEIGLVVTCIGEDGRIRAVDRGGIIPKSYLGHQVQIMTRTGICHGCVAAARPMWDEKELKASALVIDIGAESREEAAELVAVGDTITFDSHIRALAGGRFTARALDDRLGVFIIMEALKYAKELGCKNGIYCGATAGEETTKNGAYWTAQRVNPDLAVVVDVTYATDYKGADPAESGDVKLGQGPVLLRSPIVSDTLNDRLEACAKKAGIPVQWEAASRLSYTDADRIHFAGQGIPVVLMSIPLRYMHTPAEVADSRDVENCIRLLGTFFAEGSV, encoded by the coding sequence ATGAATTGTGTGGAGAATCAGTTTTTAAAAGAGATATTGAGCACGGTTTCGGTATCTGGCAGGATTGCTGAGGTACAGGAGGTCGTGAAGAAATATATGGAGCCGGTTTCTGACGAGATCCGGGAGGACGAGATCGGGGATGCGGTGTGCGTGCTGAACCCGGAAGCGGGCAGCAGGATCCTTGCGACGGCCCACGCCGATGAGATCGGGCTTGTGGTGACCTGCATTGGAGAGGATGGGCGCATCCGCGCGGTTGACCGGGGAGGGATCATTCCCAAGTCCTATCTGGGGCATCAGGTGCAGATCATGACCAGAACCGGGATCTGTCACGGCTGTGTTGCAGCGGCCCGCCCCATGTGGGATGAAAAGGAGCTGAAGGCCTCTGCTCTGGTGATCGATATTGGAGCGGAGAGCAGGGAGGAAGCGGCGGAGCTGGTTGCGGTCGGCGATACCATCACCTTTGACAGCCATATCCGCGCGCTGGCAGGCGGACGTTTTACCGCCCGGGCTCTGGATGACAGGCTGGGCGTATTCATCATCATGGAAGCCCTGAAATACGCAAAAGAGCTGGGCTGTAAAAATGGGATATACTGCGGGGCGACGGCAGGTGAGGAGACCACGAAGAACGGGGCTTACTGGACCGCCCAGCGGGTGAACCCGGATCTGGCGGTTGTGGTGGATGTGACCTACGCCACGGATTATAAGGGGGCTGATCCGGCGGAGTCAGGAGATGTGAAGCTGGGACAAGGGCCGGTGCTATTAAGAAGCCCGATCGTTTCCGACACCCTGAATGACAGGCTGGAAGCCTGTGCGAAAAAGGCCGGGATTCCGGTCCAGTGGGAGGCGGCGAGCCGTCTTAGCTACACCGATGCGGACCGGATCCATTTTGCAGGCCAGGGGATCCCGGTGGTGCTCATGTCCATTCCGCTCCGCTACATGCATACGCCGGCGGAGGTCGCGGACAGCAGGGATGTGGAGAACTGCATCCGGCTGCTGGGGACGTTTTTTGCCGAGGGTTCCGTTTAA
- the pgmB gene encoding beta-phosphoglucomutase — translation MKYRAIIFDLDGVICHTDKYHYQAWKQIADELGIYFDETINNRLRGVSRMESFEIILERCDRSPGADEKEMYAGKKNEIYKELLKNMTPEDLTPEVKSTLDELRSRGLKLAIGSSSKNAGFILGRLGLDGFFDAVSDGNNITRSKPDPEVFLKAAEYLGEKPEDCLVVEDAQAGLMAAKAGGMDCAGIGDAAGSQLADYSLGRFGDLLSI, via the coding sequence ATGAAATATAGAGCAATTATTTTTGACCTGGATGGTGTGATCTGTCATACGGACAAATACCACTATCAGGCATGGAAACAGATCGCGGACGAGCTTGGCATCTATTTTGACGAGACCATCAACAACCGTCTGCGCGGCGTGAGCCGGATGGAGAGTTTTGAGATCATCCTGGAGCGCTGTGACAGGAGCCCTGGCGCCGATGAAAAGGAAATGTATGCCGGTAAGAAAAACGAAATTTACAAAGAGCTTTTGAAAAATATGACGCCGGAGGATTTAACGCCCGAGGTGAAATCCACCCTGGATGAGTTGAGGAGCAGGGGCCTTAAGCTTGCGATCGGTTCCTCCAGCAAAAATGCCGGGTTTATCCTTGGCAGGCTGGGACTGGACGGCTTTTTTGACGCGGTGTCCGACGGAAACAATATCACAAGATCCAAACCGGACCCGGAGGTATTTTTAAAGGCCGCGGAGTACTTGGGGGAGAAGCCGGAGGACTGCCTTGTGGTGGAAGACGCCCAGGCCGGGCTTATGGCGGCGAAAGCCGGAGGCATGGACTGCGCGGGCATCGGGGATGCGGCGGGAAGCCAACTGGCGGACTATTCCCTGGGAAGGTTCGGGGACCTGCTTTCTATCTGA
- a CDS encoding glycoside hydrolase family 2 TIM barrel-domain containing protein produces MGNRIKKRWEDQELLHIGRREARTSFYHDSARSLSLDGQWRFCYLKAPELSPEGFYEEAAGQGWDEIRVPSAWQMEGYGRMHYTDVLYLFPIRPPFVPTENPTGIYKRKFHLDADWMKQDTILKFHGVDSAFDLWINGVHAGFSKVSRLPAEFDITSYVREGENDITVRVYQWSDGTYLEDQDMWWLSGIYRSVELINEPVDGILDCVLDAGLDDSYENGCLKGIFTTKKAETELTWRLEAIGDPLIQEGRLCTKDGRGEISLAVENVRRWTAETPELYLFTLETAEQKIQVRIGFKRIEIKDHQFTVNGNVILLNGVNHHDYNPETGRTVGEGQLLADILLMKQNNINALRCSHYPSLPVLYDLCDEYGLYVIDEADLECHGFEWVERYDWISDDPSWENAYTDRSVRMVKRDRNHACILMWSLGNESSFGRCFKKSAEAVRLLDPSRLIHYEGDFEAEITDVYSTMYTRLKALEEIARSTDKGNKPHVMCEYGHAMGNGPGGLLAYQNLYRKYPRLQGGFIWEWYDHGFLTHDENGAPYYRYGGNYGDFPTNGNFCIDGLLMPDRTPSPALSEYKQVIAPVEILRRPGREYEITLKNWYDFRDLSHLELGWEITDGEYAIAEGTVEKLSAKPGCEEDVTIPAPQWETAENTNYYLNLSVRLKKDAPYAKAGHEVSAGQFELKAFRQALCRHEAGEALKTRRENGLLIVENSQVCAVFHEVFGRLERVLSKGKEYIARGPEMTVYRATIDNDMYKKDDWMNRYFIQLPVEETEGFAYTENGQEVTVTIDKYFGCYNQSWGFECTYEYRVHSDGTVTSRIWGKAVQAGRLEPPFLPRIGIVMQAAKQLQKTAWLGLGPGENYPDSRSAVRQGVYRSTVDGMGTSYVYPQENGHREQVSWWALADESGSMVVTCEQPVGLNLHNYTEESLEKAAHPQEIEPSEHVVIHMDAFHSGLGSNSCGEEQLPEHKVKLQDFFLGFTMRFTDAGRETEEAKKRYLD; encoded by the coding sequence ATGGGAAACAGAATAAAAAAAAGATGGGAAGACCAGGAGCTTCTCCATATCGGCAGACGGGAAGCGAGAACTTCTTTTTACCATGACAGCGCCAGGAGCCTGTCGTTGGACGGACAGTGGAGGTTCTGCTATCTTAAAGCTCCGGAGCTGTCCCCGGAAGGGTTTTACGAGGAAGCAGCAGGGCAGGGCTGGGATGAGATCCGGGTCCCGTCCGCATGGCAGATGGAGGGGTATGGGCGGATGCATTATACGGATGTCCTTTACCTGTTCCCGATCCGTCCGCCCTTTGTTCCAACGGAAAATCCCACAGGGATCTACAAGCGGAAATTCCATCTGGATGCAGACTGGATGAAGCAGGACACGATCCTTAAATTTCACGGCGTGGACAGCGCTTTTGACCTGTGGATCAACGGGGTTCACGCCGGGTTTTCAAAAGTAAGCCGTCTGCCTGCCGAGTTTGACATCACCTCTTATGTGAGAGAAGGCGAAAATGACATTACCGTTCGGGTATACCAGTGGTCTGACGGTACTTATCTGGAGGACCAGGATATGTGGTGGCTGTCCGGCATCTACCGCAGCGTGGAGCTGATCAATGAGCCGGTAGACGGGATTCTGGACTGCGTGCTGGATGCGGGTCTGGATGACAGCTATGAAAATGGCTGTCTGAAGGGGATCTTTACAACGAAAAAAGCAGAGACAGAGCTGACCTGGAGGCTGGAAGCGATCGGAGATCCGCTGATCCAGGAGGGCAGGCTGTGTACAAAAGACGGCAGAGGCGAGATTTCCCTCGCTGTAGAAAATGTCCGCAGATGGACAGCGGAGACGCCGGAGCTATATCTGTTCACGCTGGAAACCGCTGAGCAAAAGATCCAGGTGCGCATTGGCTTCAAGCGCATTGAGATCAAGGATCACCAGTTTACGGTCAACGGAAATGTGATCCTGTTAAACGGTGTAAACCATCACGACTACAACCCGGAGACGGGCAGGACGGTGGGGGAGGGCCAGCTTCTGGCGGACATCCTTCTGATGAAGCAGAACAATATCAACGCCCTGCGCTGCTCCCACTATCCGTCGCTCCCTGTGCTGTATGACCTTTGCGACGAGTACGGCCTGTATGTGATCGACGAGGCGGATCTGGAGTGCCATGGTTTTGAGTGGGTGGAGCGGTACGACTGGATCAGCGATGATCCATCCTGGGAAAACGCCTATACGGACCGCAGCGTCCGCATGGTAAAACGGGACCGGAACCACGCCTGCATCCTGATGTGGTCCCTGGGCAATGAATCCAGCTTTGGCCGCTGCTTTAAAAAGTCGGCGGAAGCGGTGCGCCTCCTGGATCCCAGCCGTCTGATCCACTATGAGGGGGATTTTGAGGCGGAGATCACGGATGTCTATTCCACGATGTATACAAGGCTTAAGGCGCTGGAGGAGATCGCACGATCCACGGACAAGGGAAACAAGCCCCACGTCATGTGTGAATACGGCCATGCCATGGGCAACGGACCGGGCGGGCTTTTGGCTTACCAGAATCTTTACAGGAAATACCCGAGGCTTCAGGGCGGATTTATCTGGGAGTGGTATGACCATGGTTTTCTGACCCATGATGAAAATGGTGCGCCCTATTACCGTTACGGCGGCAACTATGGAGATTTCCCCACCAACGGGAATTTCTGTATTGACGGGCTTCTGATGCCGGACCGCACGCCGTCCCCGGCGCTTTCCGAGTATAAGCAGGTGATCGCTCCGGTGGAGATCCTTCGCAGACCAGGCAGGGAGTATGAGATTACCCTGAAAAACTGGTATGATTTCCGGGATCTATCTCACCTGGAACTGGGATGGGAGATCACCGACGGGGAGTACGCGATCGCAGAGGGGACCGTGGAGAAGCTTTCCGCGAAGCCGGGCTGTGAGGAGGATGTGACCATCCCGGCGCCCCAGTGGGAGACAGCAGAGAACACAAACTATTATCTGAACCTGTCAGTCCGCTTAAAGAAGGATGCTCCTTATGCAAAGGCAGGGCACGAGGTATCCGCAGGGCAGTTTGAGTTAAAGGCCTTCCGGCAGGCTCTGTGCCGCCATGAAGCAGGGGAGGCGTTAAAGACCCGCCGTGAAAACGGGCTTCTGATCGTGGAGAACAGCCAGGTCTGCGCAGTGTTCCATGAGGTGTTCGGCAGGCTGGAGCGTGTTTTGAGCAAAGGAAAAGAGTACATTGCCCGCGGGCCGGAGATGACCGTCTACCGCGCCACCATTGATAACGATATGTACAAAAAGGACGACTGGATGAACCGTTATTTTATCCAGCTTCCGGTAGAAGAGACAGAAGGATTTGCATACACGGAAAACGGTCAGGAAGTGACGGTCACCATTGACAAATACTTTGGCTGCTATAACCAGTCCTGGGGCTTTGAGTGCACCTATGAGTACCGCGTGCACAGCGATGGGACGGTCACCAGCCGGATCTGGGGCAAAGCGGTCCAGGCGGGCAGACTGGAGCCTCCGTTTTTACCGAGGATCGGGATTGTGATGCAGGCGGCAAAGCAGCTACAGAAGACCGCATGGCTGGGGCTTGGGCCGGGAGAGAATTATCCGGACAGCAGATCGGCAGTAAGGCAGGGCGTTTACCGTTCCACCGTGGACGGGATGGGGACCAGTTATGTATATCCCCAGGAGAACGGGCACCGGGAGCAGGTTTCCTGGTGGGCGCTTGCGGACGAGTCAGGCAGCATGGTCGTGACCTGTGAACAGCCGGTCGGGTTAAACCTCCACAACTATACGGAGGAGAGCCTGGAAAAAGCAGCTCATCCGCAGGAGATCGAACCGTCGGAGCATGTGGTCATCCATATGGACGCATTCCACTCCGGGCTGGGGAGCAACAGCTGCGGCGAAGAACAGCTGCCGGAACATAAAGTAAAACTCCAGGATTTCTTCCTCGGATTTACCATGCGTTTTACGGACGCGGGCCGGGAAACGGAGGAGGCAAAAAAGCGGTACCTTGATTGA